ttttaaaactttaattttttattattttagttttaatgaatgtgttaatttaaagaaaatacaGGAAACgattatcattttattaaaaatacaaaaaaaaatgtgttgatgaatattaaaattatataaagagTGTAAGCTTTATTTAACACTGAGAAAAGACGACTAATTTTTCCATTATGTTTTTAGAAGTTGGATATATAAATCTTAATTATGAATTAGTAAGTACGAGGTTAATTATATATAACTGAAGCTGTATATCTGTGTACGTAGTGTTGCAGTGTCATGTTTTGTACATTAACCATGCGGTGTCGTGTTTGGTATGGTAAGAAACAGAGCAAATTTGTATATATTCGTCCATTTGTGTATAGCTTCAGTTAACTGAAGTGTGTGACCAGCGAGGTTCCAAAGTTGAAACTATTACCTTATGCAACCATTATCACTATTTGAACATAAGAGGTCCAAATCCTAATCACTTTAACTTGATCCTTTCAGCTGGATAAACCCCTTTTGTAGTATTTCTCTTTACTTTCCCGTTAGAATTTTTCTGAATCTTCTCTTTGCCTATATGACTAGATGCCATACTTGGTTGTGCAGCCTTTTTCCCGCCATTCCTCCTATCAAACAAAAGACCAAAAAGTCAAATCAATGCACTCACTAAACACGCACTACCTGGCACAAAAAAGGGCCAAACACAAACCTTAAGTGCAAAATCATGAATAACAAGCCAACAGCAGCTGCACCACCCAAGACTGATCTTAGCAGTTGCTTCTTTTGaggtttttcttttggtatttCTTCACCTCGCTCTTCTGTTCCAACCAAATTTTCTAAGAAGTGCACTCTCTCATCTTCTGGATTTATTTCATCCTATATCACAAAGTTGAAATAGAAACTCAATTTACAGACAAAAATGATTAACACAAGCATGCCTGAAAAGGGGTCAAAACAAACTTACTTTAACATGCACCACACGAGTATGTTCTTTTGAGCTTAGGTTTGCTATGAGGGATTCAGTAAGTGGTACAACCTCATCAGAGTTGACAGGAACTACCACATCATTTATTATCATATCTAGTACTCCCTGACCTCCATCTCCAATGTCTTGTGCTGCATCACCTTTGCAGAAATCACTAGGATCGTCACCAAGAGTGGAAGGTTTTTCACAGTCACCTAAAACTACAGCATTTGAGGCCAGAGCCGGAGAATCTATGTTTTGCTCTTTGCCATCAGTGTCCAACTTGACAACAGTGGACAAGACTTCCGAAGTTTTTTCTATACAAGGTGTAATTTCCTCATGTGAGCCATTTTCTACGGAACATGAACTTTTGTTATCTTTATATGATATGATAGCGCATTTTCCTTTCTGATCCCATTTACAAGACTCGGGCAAATAATAAGACTGACAGGACAGTGACTTCTCAGATTGGCAGCAACTACCATTTTCCAAGCACTTCAAACCAACTTGAGACTCTCTCTTTTCATATGCTAGAAAAAATTTCGGTGAAGTTGATCTAGTGTCATTGCTATGTGGAACAACTCTATCTGCAGAATTAGTATTGCAGAAGTAGCAATCAGGTGAATATAATGAAGGCTCAGTTTCTTCAAATTTCTTTACTGCGTTAGAAATTATTTGATACGGCATTTCCCTACATTTCACTATTCCTTGAGATTCGTGCTCTTCTTTTATCTTGTCCCATCGATCATTCTTGTCATTGTGCACTTTGAAAGACTCAATATTCCTAAAATTATTCTCTGCATCAACTTCATCTCCCAAGTTCAGTGCTTCCCTTGAATAACAGTTCAAGCAAGCAACTAGCAGAACCTCCTTGTCATCGCAAGTTTCAAAGAATTTGCCACTTTCTGCGGTCTGTGGAGTTGGATTTGAACCGTGAGAGCTGGCACTTTGATATACATCCGGTGTAC
The sequence above is a segment of the Phaseolus vulgaris cultivar G19833 chromosome 2, P. vulgaris v2.0, whole genome shotgun sequence genome. Coding sequences within it:
- the LOC137812532 gene encoding uncharacterized protein gives rise to the protein MVCEVSSSQTAPSTELFTMVSSSSSSSSSSSSAESNFRQLDDAFLQTQTRIWLGEVLQIRLDEQLIISEVLADGELLFQVSKVVWKLLSAKHMEIRHINANKIQSFTSKKNVARYRPYSNVDSFLKICKILGLTGVDLFSPSDVVERRNTRKVCMCIRSFSKKSRSMNINVPDFDIVTCMVTMPKDLVGCMRRSLELSHNIPADSSGGYYLQKHARRRSRQGYPTSTTEDFETSSDQYEDPENNHLMLQFDNLHTDDLYDYTSEINYNIASPMVEHICLPEDLDQLDIQNQQRNGIYDDFELLCSMESLQYHCSEDIDHDCEQTWSSSPPSGDLRTDLIHMSSHLDTKMEQVQESTRIVDFDYFEKLSLSSNGSVNVTPKNDKTPGKREASSLTKYRKDPDLFHEENSTPDVYQSASSHGSNPTPQTAESGKFFETCDDKEVLLVACLNCYSREALNLGDEVDAENNFRNIESFKVHNDKNDRWDKIKEEHESQGIVKCREMPYQIISNAVKKFEETEPSLYSPDCYFCNTNSADRVVPHSNDTRSTSPKFFLAYEKRESQVGLKCLENGSCCQSEKSLSCQSYYLPESCKWDQKGKCAIISYKDNKSSCSVENGSHEEITPCIEKTSEVLSTVVKLDTDGKEQNIDSPALASNAVVLGDCEKPSTLGDDPSDFCKGDAAQDIGDGGQGVLDMIINDVVVPVNSDEVVPLTESLIANLSSKEHTRVVHVKDEINPEDERVHFLENLVGTEERGEEIPKEKPQKKQLLRSVLGGAAAVGLLFMILHLRRNGGKKAAQPSMASSHIGKEKIQKNSNGKVKRNTTKGVYPAERIKLK